From Clostridiales bacterium, one genomic window encodes:
- a CDS encoding cache domain-containing protein, translating into MISIISITSLTLLVAWVSFNWSKKILYQQFVKVSSNYFTGSNNNISQFLNGIAELSKLISANPALVYTLKNDRFVPGTDQILKSTASGLNLDVVGIAIYGKGYSYSSISGMTPLDTLLKNPAIEDFSMSPEKNSLWVSRYKDISLLYNDSIDYRDGVLSYLLKMYDKEKNVVGYALVDIDVKTIFNFFDNQNRIFDGNSIYIIRDKEDVLPSPYNNSSEKISGADLKKVKDTKGYFVSSDGKKLILYDNVADMDIKTAMAIPIKNAFAKSTEYIGIFIIFTAVFFVFSIYIACALDKSITRPLTHIYYKMKSF; encoded by the coding sequence TTGATATCGATAATATCCATTACATCATTGACTTTATTAGTCGCATGGGTGTCATTCAACTGGTCAAAAAAGATATTATATCAACAGTTCGTAAAGGTTTCCTCAAATTATTTTACAGGAAGCAATAATAATATTTCGCAATTTTTAAACGGCATAGCCGAATTGTCAAAGCTTATTTCCGCCAATCCGGCTTTGGTTTATACACTTAAAAATGACCGATTTGTCCCTGGAACCGATCAGATATTGAAATCTACTGCCTCAGGTTTGAATTTGGATGTGGTGGGCATAGCAATCTACGGCAAAGGCTATTCATATTCATCCATATCGGGCATGACGCCCCTTGACACATTGCTGAAAAATCCTGCCATAGAGGACTTTTCGATGAGCCCTGAAAAAAACTCGCTGTGGGTTTCAAGATATAAGGATATATCACTTCTGTACAACGATTCAATTGATTATAGAGACGGAGTGCTGTCATACTTGCTGAAAATGTATGACAAAGAGAAAAATGTCGTCGGATATGCCCTCGTGGATATCGATGTTAAAACTATATTCAATTTTTTTGACAATCAAAACAGGATCTTCGATGGAAACAGCATATACATAATAAGGGACAAAGAAGATGTGCTGCCATCGCCCTATAATAATTCCAGTGAGAAAATATCCGGTGCCGATCTGAAAAAAGTGAAAGATACAAAAGGGTATTTTGTATCTTCCGATGGGAAAAAACTTATATTATATGATAATGTTGCAGACATGGATATTAAGACAGCGATGGCTATCCCCATAAAGAATGCTTTTGCGAAATCCACTGAATACATAGGTATATTCATAATATTTACGGCGGTATTTTTTGTCTTCTCCATTTATATAGCCTGTGCGCTGGATAAGAGCATTACAAGACCATTGACTCATATATATTACAAAATGAAATCTTTTTAA